Part of the Acidimicrobiales bacterium genome is shown below.
GTGGACCAGCCCGATGACGAAGAACGCCATGGCGTAGGTGAGGTTGACGTCGCCGGTCGGGGCCGGGATGTTGTTGTGGACGCCTCCCGTCGGGACCAGCTCCAACCAGTTGCAGATGAGGATGAAGAAGAAGAGGGTCACTGCCAGGGGCACGATGCGGGCCCCGGTAGGACCGATGCCGGTCTCGACCTGATTCTGGATGGCACCGACGACGGTCTCCCAGAGCAGCTGCACCCGGTTCGGCACCCCGCTCGTGATACGCCGGCGGACGTAGAGGCCCGCCCCGATGACGATGATGCCGGCCAACGCCGTCGCCCAGATCGTGTCGACGTTGAACGTCAGACCGCCGACCGTGAGCGTTCGGTGCGTACCGACCTCGATGTTGCTGGCATCGGCGAGCAGCGGAAGCGGGACCAGTGTCACGCGCCGCTCCGAAGCGACTTGAGCAACGTCCTGGCCGTGCTGGCGAGGACCACGAACTGGAACAGGGCGAGTCCGAACACCATCCCCCAGCCGATCTGGCGGACGACGACGATGACGACGATGGCGACCGCCGTGATGGCGCCCAGGCGGACCAGGCTCGAAGCCATGAACACGCTCTTCGTTGGGCCGGCGGCGCCGGCGGCGTAGCGCGCCATCGAGGTCCGCGCCATGCGGCTGTTCAGCGCGCCCAGGGCGAGGCCGGCGATCAGACCGAGCCCCACGAGGGGGAAGCCCAGCAGGGACGTGAGGATCAGGCCTCCACCGCCGATTGCCGCGGCGACGACGTAGCTCCGCCGGAGCACCGAGTTGAGCTCGATCAAAGGAAGTTGGGCGAACACCGTCTACAGCCTTTCGACCCTCAGTCCCGCAGGAA
Proteins encoded:
- a CDS encoding FoF1 ATP synthase subunit a; amino-acid sequence: MTLVPLPLLADASNIEVGTHRTLTVGGLTFNVDTIWATALAGIIVIGAGLYVRRRITSGVPNRVQLLWETVVGAIQNQVETGIGPTGARIVPLAVTLFFFILICNWLELVPTGGVHNNIPAPTGDVNLTYAMAFFVIGLVH